A section of the Brevundimonas sp. AJA228-03 genome encodes:
- a CDS encoding glutaminyl-peptide cyclotransferase encodes MRAVSLTSALIGLVVLAAAPAAVAQTAPAPATQAAPQPPAPPVYGYEVVNTYPHDPTAFTQGLIYRDGVLIESTGRHPSSVRRVRLEDGIVLTRKDLPLEHFGEGLTDWADRILTLTWQGGHGFIWDADDLDPAGTWSYEGEGWGLTRDATRIILSDGSASLRFFDPETLTQTGMVPVTYRGRPVRKLNELEYIDGEVFANVWQTNFILRIDPATGVVRGVIDLTGILPDPVNDPNDDVLNGIAWDAAGRRLFVTGKNWPRLFEIRLVPRS; translated from the coding sequence ATGCGCGCCGTGTCGCTGACGTCGGCCCTGATCGGGCTTGTGGTCCTCGCAGCCGCCCCGGCCGCCGTGGCCCAGACTGCGCCCGCGCCCGCGACGCAGGCCGCGCCCCAGCCGCCCGCCCCGCCGGTCTATGGCTATGAGGTCGTCAACACCTATCCGCACGATCCGACAGCCTTCACCCAGGGGCTGATCTATCGGGACGGCGTCCTGATCGAGAGTACGGGCCGCCACCCCTCCAGCGTCCGCCGCGTGCGGCTGGAGGACGGCATCGTGCTGACGAGGAAGGACCTGCCGCTCGAGCATTTCGGAGAGGGCCTGACCGACTGGGCCGACCGCATCCTGACCCTGACCTGGCAGGGCGGCCATGGCTTCATCTGGGACGCCGACGACCTCGATCCCGCTGGCACCTGGTCCTATGAGGGAGAGGGCTGGGGCCTGACCCGCGACGCGACCCGCATCATCCTGTCGGACGGCTCGGCCAGCCTGCGCTTCTTCGACCCCGAGACCCTGACCCAGACCGGCATGGTCCCGGTCACCTACCGCGGCCGCCCGGTGCGCAAGCTGAACGAGCTGGAGTACATCGACGGCGAAGTCTTCGCCAATGTCTGGCAGACCAACTTCATCCTGCGCATCGACCCGGCCACCGGCGTGGTCAGGGGCGTCATCGATCTGACCGGCATCCTGCCCGACCCCGTCAATGATCCGAACGACGACGTCCTGAACGGCATCGCCTGGGACGCGGCCGGTCGGCGACTGTTCGTCACCGGCAAGAACTGGCCCAGGCTGTTCGAGATTCGTCTGGTCCCCAGGAGCTAG
- a CDS encoding type II secretion system F family protein, translating into MSEQPSYVYRGMTRDGTASRGTLSAPDKRTAMRRLAGEGLIITDIREAPAAKPAGKDRGLKQTERVLVLRQLALMLEAGVSLLEALDTVAQGMTARKGQAQFQAMIGALRRGENLGEAFETHAPGFPFYVYAMARVGEASGRIAAVLKDAAEQMAYEDRLRKDFQNALTYPAFLLSAGVLAVAFIFTQVVPRFGAMIGEDRTNVPALSRWVLDTGEFANTHLPVVGIGLAALAALIFVIATNPGVRGQAYSIAHGLPVIGPVLQSREIASWARLTAFALNNNVPILSAAALSRAAVPTGPFRAGLDRLEGDLRAGITLENSLAAHTNLEAMDLSMIRAGQKSGAVGPMFGFMADNYEARLRDRMKQMTALLEPLAIAMISLVVGVVALSLVLALSSVYEGVV; encoded by the coding sequence ATGAGCGAGCAACCGTCCTATGTGTATCGCGGCATGACCCGCGACGGGACCGCCAGCCGCGGCACGCTGAGCGCTCCTGACAAGCGGACGGCCATGCGTCGCCTGGCCGGCGAAGGCTTGATCATCACCGATATCCGCGAAGCGCCGGCCGCCAAACCGGCCGGCAAGGACCGGGGCCTGAAACAGACCGAGCGGGTGCTGGTCCTGCGCCAGCTCGCCCTGATGCTGGAGGCCGGTGTCTCCCTCCTGGAGGCGCTCGACACGGTCGCTCAGGGCATGACGGCTCGCAAGGGCCAGGCCCAGTTTCAGGCGATGATCGGAGCCTTGCGTCGGGGCGAGAACCTCGGCGAGGCCTTCGAGACCCATGCGCCGGGCTTTCCCTTCTATGTCTATGCGATGGCGCGGGTCGGCGAGGCGTCAGGCCGTATCGCTGCCGTGCTGAAGGACGCGGCAGAACAGATGGCCTATGAGGACCGCCTGCGGAAGGATTTCCAGAACGCCCTGACCTATCCGGCCTTCCTGCTCAGTGCCGGCGTCCTGGCTGTGGCCTTCATCTTCACCCAGGTCGTGCCCCGCTTCGGGGCCATGATCGGCGAAGACCGAACGAATGTGCCCGCCCTGTCCCGCTGGGTGCTCGACACCGGAGAGTTCGCCAACACCCATCTGCCCGTCGTGGGCATCGGCCTGGCGGCGCTGGCCGCGCTGATCTTCGTGATCGCCACCAACCCCGGCGTCCGGGGGCAAGCCTATTCCATCGCCCACGGTCTGCCGGTGATCGGCCCGGTGTTGCAGTCGCGTGAGATCGCGTCCTGGGCACGGCTGACCGCCTTTGCCTTGAACAACAACGTGCCCATCCTGTCGGCGGCCGCCCTTTCCCGCGCGGCGGTGCCGACCGGGCCGTTTCGTGCCGGGCTGGACCGGCTGGAAGGCGATCTGCGCGCGGGCATTACGCTCGAAAACTCGCTGGCGGCGCATACCAATCTGGAAGCGATGGATCTCAGCATGATCCGCGCAGGTCAGAAGTCCGGCGCGGTCGGCCCCATGTTCGGGTTCATGGCCGACAACTACGAGGCGCGCCTGCGCGACCGGATGAAACAGATGACGGCCCTGCTCGAGCCTTTGGCCATCGCGATGATCTCCCTCGTGGTCGGGGTGGTGGCCCTCTCGCTCGTGCTCGCCCTCTCCAGCGTCTACGAAGGCGTGGTGTGA
- a CDS encoding type II secretion system protein J → MKQHRQRSGFTLIEALVALAIAAMTMTAIFQLQVQMARGQRRAQAVLQQVTTQENALALVRDINFMERPSGQFVVPGEEVIRWSAEPRGAARRNVSAGSAGRYEVQLYEVTVRIERPGGRSPPDMVIERVGWRRLDTSETVLF, encoded by the coding sequence GTGAAACAGCATCGCCAGAGGTCGGGCTTCACCTTGATCGAGGCGCTGGTGGCGCTGGCGATCGCGGCCATGACCATGACCGCCATCTTCCAGCTTCAGGTTCAGATGGCGCGGGGACAGCGACGCGCCCAGGCCGTGCTCCAGCAGGTGACAACCCAGGAAAATGCTCTGGCCCTGGTTCGCGACATCAACTTCATGGAACGGCCCAGCGGACAGTTCGTCGTGCCGGGCGAAGAGGTGATCCGCTGGAGTGCGGAGCCCAGGGGTGCCGCCAGACGGAACGTCTCTGCCGGCAGCGCCGGGCGTTATGAGGTGCAGCTTTACGAAGTCACGGTCCGGATCGAACGCCCGGGCGGCCGGAGCCCGCCGGATATGGTCATCGAGCGGGTCGGATGGCGGCGTCTGGATACCTCCGAGACGGTGCTCTTCTAG
- a CDS encoding methyltransferase regulatory domain-containing protein, giving the protein MSDWTSGYVADVEYTTGYFSELNPVRVPIGLLNAGYAPPKVRNACELGFGQGLSIAMHAAAQPHVNWYGDDFNPDHVLFARWLNESAGASADLTDESFEQFCSRDDLPMFDSIGLHGVWTWVSPKNRDIIIDFINRKLNVGGVVYCSYNVMPGWSSAAPLRELMMLHSRMTAGKGLGSAERMDAALNFIGEMFDRDPLYQAAIPEAKAKFEQMKTMPRGYLSHEYMNANWDLMYFSDIADMLGAAKLQFACSASYQEAVEEIQLTEHQRAWLSGFDNEPFRETMRDFCRNTQFRKDYWIKGGRQIPQAEQVERIRDLRVVLMNVRANIPRTVGSVVGEVTLVPEIYDPILDFLADNRPHAFRDIEIAVHGRNIHFAQVLQAIMMLSGGGHVGFAQSEAETAAARVQTRRLNAVLLDRVEQQDGIAYLASPVTGGAIALSRIDQLFLKYWMSGLQESDQWAEKVWQVLEAAGQRALEDGKPVETPEENLRVISEAARKFQATLLPVFQGLEIGIREKASTVGRKGGR; this is encoded by the coding sequence GTGTCGGACTGGACTTCAGGCTACGTCGCGGACGTGGAGTATACGACCGGCTACTTCAGTGAACTGAACCCCGTGCGGGTGCCGATTGGTCTTCTCAACGCCGGCTATGCGCCGCCGAAGGTCCGGAATGCTTGCGAGCTCGGCTTCGGACAGGGCCTGTCGATCGCCATGCACGCGGCGGCCCAGCCCCACGTCAATTGGTACGGCGACGACTTCAATCCCGACCACGTCCTGTTCGCCCGCTGGCTGAACGAGTCCGCCGGGGCCAGCGCCGATCTGACCGACGAGAGCTTCGAACAGTTCTGCAGCCGCGACGACCTGCCGATGTTCGATTCCATCGGCCTGCACGGTGTCTGGACCTGGGTCTCGCCGAAGAACCGCGACATCATCATCGATTTCATCAATCGCAAGCTGAACGTCGGTGGCGTGGTCTACTGCAGTTATAATGTCATGCCCGGCTGGTCATCGGCCGCGCCGCTGCGCGAGCTGATGATGCTCCATTCGCGGATGACCGCCGGCAAGGGCCTGGGTTCGGCCGAGCGGATGGATGCCGCCCTGAACTTCATCGGAGAGATGTTCGACCGGGACCCGCTCTATCAGGCGGCCATTCCCGAGGCGAAGGCCAAGTTCGAGCAGATGAAAACCATGCCGCGCGGCTACCTCAGCCACGAATACATGAACGCCAACTGGGACCTGATGTATTTCAGCGACATCGCGGACATGCTCGGCGCGGCCAAGCTGCAGTTCGCCTGCAGCGCCTCGTACCAGGAGGCGGTCGAGGAGATCCAGCTGACGGAGCACCAGCGCGCCTGGCTTTCCGGGTTCGACAATGAACCGTTTCGCGAGACGATGCGGGATTTCTGCAGGAATACCCAGTTCCGCAAGGACTACTGGATCAAGGGTGGACGACAGATTCCCCAGGCTGAACAGGTCGAACGGATTCGCGACCTGCGCGTGGTGCTGATGAATGTGCGCGCGAACATCCCCAGGACCGTCGGGAGCGTGGTCGGGGAAGTGACCCTCGTGCCCGAGATCTACGATCCGATCCTGGACTTCCTCGCCGACAACAGGCCGCACGCCTTCCGCGATATCGAGATCGCGGTTCACGGCCGGAACATTCACTTTGCCCAGGTCCTGCAGGCGATCATGATGCTGAGTGGAGGCGGGCACGTCGGCTTCGCCCAGTCGGAGGCCGAAACCGCGGCCGCCCGCGTCCAGACCCGCAGGCTGAACGCGGTTCTGCTCGACAGGGTCGAGCAACAGGACGGGATCGCCTATCTGGCCTCGCCCGTGACCGGGGGGGCCATCGCTCTCTCACGCATCGACCAGCTGTTCCTCAAATACTGGATGTCCGGCCTTCAGGAGTCCGACCAGTGGGCCGAGAAGGTCTGGCAGGTGCTGGAGGCCGCAGGGCAACGGGCCCTTGAGGACGGCAAGCCGGTCGAGACGCCGGAAGAAAACCTGCGCGTTATCAGCGAGGCGGCCCGGAAGTTTCAGGCCACGCTCTTGCCGGTCTTTCAGGGCCTGGAGATCGGCATTCGCGAAAAGGCGTCTACGGTTGGGCGAAAAGGCGGCAGGTAG
- a CDS encoding GspE/PulE family protein, which yields MARVRLGELLIARGLVRASDVQNALAIQASNGEPIGLNLVRLGALSEVQLLEVLSEQLGLPVLHAAEGPSPDDILTFLAELGSPLDWWAARNAVAWREAGPAAPEGTAPVPGRILCAALQPLDSGLTERIAQATGDPVDMLLVPRALLDALLADLTDQTAAPVDLTAGPGADATRLRELAQEAPVIDFVNGVFAEALSRRASDVHVEPYEDRFLVRMRIDGVLHNARSAPRANFDAVASRIKLLSGMDIGERRLPQDGRQSIRVSGQEVDLRVSSLPCSWGESLVLRLLGKTSRLPLLSELGVGAEQEASLLSLSEQPNGMLLITGPTGSGKTTTIYRLLTHLNDGERKIITVEDPVELDLPGVIQVRVRAEIGLTFAAGLRSILRQDPDVIMVGEIRDPETARIAVQAALTGHLVISTVHTNTALAAVPRLLDLGIEDYLLADVLRGVAGQRLVRRLCAACNVPSTPEEAAVHEAALPAVVKARLKGEPANWREPRGCPKCGQTGFRGRVGLYEVAPATQKMTSGLRKRADEDALTAIAREDGFLSFAEDGFIKARRGETTLAEVYRVARAGED from the coding sequence GTGGCGCGTGTTCGCCTCGGCGAACTGCTGATCGCGCGCGGCCTGGTCCGCGCGTCCGACGTCCAGAACGCCCTGGCCATCCAGGCCTCGAATGGCGAGCCCATCGGCCTGAACCTGGTTCGCCTGGGTGCCCTGTCCGAGGTTCAGCTGCTGGAGGTTCTGTCCGAACAGCTCGGCCTGCCGGTCCTGCACGCGGCCGAAGGCCCGTCCCCGGACGATATCCTCACCTTCCTGGCCGAGCTCGGCTCGCCGCTCGACTGGTGGGCCGCCCGCAACGCCGTGGCCTGGCGCGAGGCCGGCCCCGCCGCCCCGGAGGGCACGGCCCCCGTGCCCGGCCGGATCCTGTGCGCCGCCCTGCAGCCGCTCGATTCCGGCCTGACCGAGCGGATCGCCCAGGCGACGGGCGATCCCGTCGACATGCTTCTGGTGCCGCGCGCCCTGCTCGACGCCCTGCTGGCCGACCTGACCGACCAGACCGCCGCGCCCGTGGACCTGACGGCCGGCCCCGGAGCCGATGCCACCCGCCTGCGTGAACTGGCCCAGGAGGCCCCGGTCATCGACTTCGTCAACGGGGTTTTCGCCGAGGCCCTGAGCCGCCGCGCCTCCGACGTCCACGTCGAGCCCTATGAGGATCGTTTCCTCGTCCGTATGCGGATAGACGGCGTGCTGCACAACGCCCGCTCGGCGCCGCGCGCCAATTTCGACGCGGTGGCGTCGCGTATCAAACTGCTCTCCGGCATGGACATCGGCGAGCGCCGCCTGCCGCAGGACGGTCGCCAGTCGATCCGCGTCTCGGGTCAGGAGGTCGACCTGCGGGTCTCGAGCCTGCCCTGCTCCTGGGGCGAATCCCTGGTCTTGCGCCTGCTGGGCAAGACCAGCCGCCTGCCGCTCCTGTCCGAACTCGGCGTCGGGGCGGAGCAGGAGGCCAGCCTGCTGTCGCTGTCCGAACAGCCGAACGGCATGCTGCTGATCACCGGCCCGACCGGCTCTGGCAAGACCACGACCATCTATCGCCTGCTGACCCATCTGAACGACGGCGAGCGCAAGATCATCACCGTCGAGGATCCGGTGGAACTGGACCTGCCGGGCGTCATCCAGGTCCGGGTCCGCGCCGAAATCGGGCTGACGTTTGCCGCCGGCCTGCGCTCGATCCTGCGCCAGGATCCCGACGTGATCATGGTCGGCGAGATCCGGGACCCCGAGACCGCACGAATCGCCGTCCAGGCCGCCCTGACCGGACACCTGGTGATCTCGACGGTCCACACCAATACGGCCCTGGCCGCCGTTCCACGTCTGCTCGATCTCGGGATCGAGGACTATCTGCTGGCGGATGTGTTGCGCGGCGTGGCCGGCCAGCGCCTGGTGCGTCGCCTGTGCGCGGCCTGCAACGTCCCGTCGACCCCTGAGGAGGCGGCGGTGCACGAGGCGGCCCTGCCCGCCGTCGTGAAGGCCAGGCTGAAGGGCGAACCGGCCAACTGGCGCGAACCGCGCGGCTGCCCGAAATGCGGCCAGACGGGGTTCCGCGGACGCGTCGGTCTGTACGAAGTCGCGCCCGCGACCCAGAAGATGACCTCGGGCCTGCGCAAGCGCGCCGACGAGGACGCCCTGACCGCCATCGCGCGCGAGGACGGGTTCCTCAGCTTTGCGGAAGACGGGTTCATCAAGGCGCGGCGCGGCGAGACGACCCTGGCGGAAGTGTATCGCGTGGCCCGGGCGGGCGAGGACTGA
- a CDS encoding class I SAM-dependent methyltransferase: MSVRDFTVEQAAALAPGDGHYRAFVGPTYRYDLIGAQQFALLYLLGLRETHRLLDFGCGSLRLGRMAIPYLLEGRYFGIEPEAWLVADGFSRELGEDARQLKAPRFDHNTEYRTDVFGTQFDYIIAQSIFSHTGEDASRRALQSFKASLAPGGLIVVNWMVGEEQPQFDPDTADWVYPECVTFRPERIARIAAEAGLAIRACPWWHPGLSWYVLAHSEAELPDAAFLASLALQPLAR, from the coding sequence ATGAGCGTCAGGGACTTCACCGTCGAACAGGCCGCCGCCCTGGCACCCGGAGACGGCCACTATCGCGCCTTCGTCGGCCCGACCTACCGCTACGACCTGATCGGCGCCCAGCAGTTCGCCCTGCTGTATCTGCTGGGGCTGCGCGAGACCCACCGTCTGCTCGATTTCGGCTGCGGCTCGCTGCGCCTCGGGCGGATGGCCATCCCCTATCTGCTGGAGGGCCGCTATTTCGGCATCGAGCCCGAGGCCTGGCTGGTCGCCGACGGCTTTTCCCGCGAGCTGGGCGAGGACGCCCGCCAGCTGAAGGCCCCGCGCTTCGATCACAACACCGAATACCGGACCGACGTGTTCGGGACCCAGTTCGACTATATCATCGCCCAGTCCATCTTCTCGCACACCGGCGAGGATGCGTCGCGGCGCGCCCTGCAGTCGTTCAAGGCCAGCCTCGCCCCCGGCGGCCTGATCGTCGTCAACTGGATGGTCGGGGAGGAACAGCCCCAGTTCGACCCCGACACCGCCGACTGGGTCTATCCGGAATGCGTCACCTTCCGCCCCGAGCGGATCGCGCGGATCGCGGCCGAGGCCGGCCTGGCCATCCGCGCCTGCCCGTGGTGGCATCCGGGCCTGAGCTGGTACGTTCTGGCCCACTCCGAGGCCGAGTTGCCGGATGCGGCCTTCCTCGCCTCGCTCGCGCTCCAGCCTCTGGCGCGGTGA
- a CDS encoding TerC family protein, with the protein MLDSITPLLSDPAAWAALVTLVVMEVVLGIDNLIFISILSNKLPEKDRQRVRRIGIALALLMRLGLLSIIAWLVGLVQPVFSVMGNEFSWKDLILIAGGLFLIWKATKEIHHTVDPTPSHDVLDKKDVMISNAGSAIVQIIILDLVFSIDSILTAVGMTEHLPIMVVAVLAAVTVMLLAADPLANFIAKNPTVVMLALGFLLMIGLVLIADGFGVHVPKGYIYAAMAFSAGVEALNMLGRAATSKKDQALHARGVADRAEAEARAAEARAAADPNG; encoded by the coding sequence ATGCTCGATTCCATCACCCCCCTGCTGAGCGACCCCGCCGCCTGGGCCGCCCTGGTCACGCTCGTTGTGATGGAGGTGGTGCTGGGGATCGACAATCTGATCTTCATCTCGATCCTGTCGAACAAGCTGCCCGAGAAAGACCGCCAGAGGGTGCGGCGCATCGGCATCGCCCTGGCCCTCCTCATGCGGCTGGGGCTGCTCTCGATCATCGCCTGGCTGGTCGGGCTGGTTCAGCCGGTCTTCTCGGTCATGGGCAATGAGTTCTCGTGGAAGGATCTGATCCTGATCGCGGGCGGGCTTTTCCTGATCTGGAAGGCGACCAAGGAAATCCACCACACGGTCGATCCCACGCCCTCGCATGACGTCCTCGACAAGAAGGACGTGATGATCTCCAACGCCGGGTCCGCGATCGTCCAGATCATCATCCTGGACCTGGTGTTCTCGATCGATTCCATCCTGACGGCCGTCGGCATGACCGAGCACCTGCCGATCATGGTCGTGGCCGTGCTGGCCGCCGTGACCGTCATGCTGCTGGCCGCCGATCCCCTGGCCAATTTCATCGCCAAGAACCCGACCGTGGTGATGCTGGCCCTGGGCTTCCTGCTGATGATCGGTCTGGTCCTGATCGCGGACGGCTTCGGGGTCCATGTGCCCAAGGGCTACATCTATGCCGCCATGGCCTTCTCGGCCGGGGTGGAGGCGCTGAACATGCTGGGTCGAGCGGCGACATCGAAGAAGGACCAGGCCCTCCACGCGCGTGGAGTGGCCGACCGGGCCGAGGCCGAAGCCCGGGCCGCCGAGGCTCGCGCCGCCGCCGATCCGAACGGATGA
- a CDS encoding class I SAM-dependent methyltransferase, with translation MASNVYEDPTIVAGEIAAGRHRELIGGLWDEMGPHQMEFLKARGLEPHHRLLDVGCGALRLGALAIPYLDAGRYFGSDISESLMRAGYDLELDPQGRDKTPWGHFRASADFDFPTPDGPFDYAIAQSVFTHLPLNHLRRCLAQLASKMAPGGRFFVTYFECRPDQNLFETLLQPGGVVRTRDTIDPFHYRLDDLAWAIAGSPWEFEPIGDWGHPRGQMICAYRRR, from the coding sequence ATGGCCAGCAACGTCTACGAAGACCCGACGATCGTCGCGGGCGAGATCGCCGCCGGACGTCACCGGGAACTGATCGGCGGCCTGTGGGACGAAATGGGCCCGCATCAGATGGAATTCCTCAAGGCCCGGGGGCTTGAACCGCACCACCGTCTGCTCGATGTCGGCTGCGGGGCCCTCCGGCTGGGTGCCCTGGCGATCCCGTATCTGGATGCCGGACGCTATTTCGGCTCCGACATCAGCGAGAGCCTGATGCGGGCAGGCTATGATCTCGAGCTCGACCCCCAGGGTCGGGACAAGACGCCGTGGGGCCACTTCAGGGCCAGCGCCGACTTCGATTTTCCGACACCGGACGGGCCGTTCGACTACGCGATCGCCCAGTCGGTCTTCACCCATCTGCCGCTGAATCACCTGCGTCGCTGTCTGGCGCAACTGGCATCGAAGATGGCGCCCGGCGGTCGGTTCTTCGTCACGTATTTCGAGTGCCGCCCGGATCAGAACCTGTTCGAGACCCTGTTGCAGCCGGGCGGGGTGGTGCGCACACGCGACACGATCGACCCGTTCCATTACCGCCTCGATGACCTGGCCTGGGCGATCGCCGGGTCGCCCTGGGAATTTGAGCCGATCGGCGACTGGGGGCATCCGCGTGGCCAGATGATCTGTGCATACCGACGCCGATGA
- a CDS encoding glycosyltransferase gives MSLPLASGADRPASPNDVVQLYRFVLDREPESEVVIEKALGFARAELAAAFLATAEFKERVLQTADQGRDIWGASPGPTAKQLDWACKALPLTAGGIAALRAWGDSWPGAYFAVLSDPSCSPSVRPTERALHHLKALASVHGAVERIDATLVVGWAMARGAEANTGPVLVEVYGDGVFMAAGRADRFRRNIQDQFGGDGLVGFEIPLPRRGGQIRPLRIEVRAAPQGRVLGRGEIHAVPAAAEGLSALKQEIAAVRATLERLERLLPTVVSGMGRSLADYSDYFEDWYRRPVVIRGCGAGFTILLDGVGRSARALFWAADAIEAQMTASDRLVLIVDPGLAASAEDIAARSRGRGKSNVVVDVSTSRDPGVRVNKARRSQSGTPFILLTDSDVVLSGRALAEFASAFARSDEVQALYADEDTFDPEDGRERPSQRHFAPILRPGFDLDLLRQLPFVGTVLAFRSGALDAAGLLKGGGGLHGCEALLRIGTAPGAVGHVASVLGTRSGQAVNDGDGTIWARCVARDLAEQAPQATVQPHVDALGATVPGAVRVRFPAGEVRVSVIIPTRDRLDLLKPCLDSILAHRSANRCALELIVIDHESCEPGTRAYLDPLAAAGDISILPFKGAFNWALMNNLAADRATGDVLIFLNNDTVVLSPDWLDELASQALRPEVGVVGARLIYADGTIQHAGFVSRGHAPDFLIHDGVGVPGSDGGYLGRHALLHASPVVTGACMAIRAPLFRSLGGFDSANFPLEGNDADLCYRVRAEGLSVLYDPYATLYHLESKTRGFSVSGEDRTASLAAQALLRERWGDRFGEDPGFNAHFDRTGRPFERLRPPPGD, from the coding sequence ATGAGCCTGCCTCTCGCCTCTGGCGCCGATCGGCCGGCCAGTCCGAACGACGTCGTCCAGCTGTATCGCTTCGTGCTCGATCGCGAGCCCGAATCCGAGGTCGTGATCGAGAAGGCGCTCGGCTTCGCGCGAGCGGAGTTGGCCGCCGCCTTCCTGGCCACTGCCGAGTTCAAAGAACGTGTCCTGCAAACGGCCGATCAGGGGCGGGACATCTGGGGTGCCTCGCCGGGCCCGACGGCCAAACAGCTCGACTGGGCCTGCAAGGCCCTGCCTCTGACGGCCGGGGGGATCGCAGCGCTGAGGGCCTGGGGCGATTCCTGGCCGGGGGCCTATTTCGCAGTCCTTTCTGATCCGTCGTGCAGCCCCTCCGTCCGCCCGACCGAGCGCGCACTCCACCATCTCAAGGCCCTGGCCTCAGTCCATGGTGCCGTGGAGCGGATCGATGCCACCCTGGTCGTCGGATGGGCGATGGCGCGGGGGGCGGAGGCGAACACGGGGCCCGTACTGGTCGAGGTTTACGGCGACGGCGTCTTCATGGCCGCAGGGCGGGCGGATCGGTTCCGTCGCAATATTCAGGATCAGTTCGGCGGCGACGGTCTGGTGGGCTTCGAGATTCCCCTTCCGCGGCGAGGCGGGCAAATTCGTCCTTTGCGGATCGAGGTTCGAGCCGCGCCTCAGGGACGGGTACTGGGCCGAGGAGAAATCCATGCAGTGCCCGCGGCGGCTGAGGGTCTGTCGGCGTTGAAGCAGGAGATCGCAGCGGTTCGAGCCACTCTGGAGCGGCTTGAACGCCTGCTGCCGACTGTCGTCTCCGGTATGGGGAGGTCGCTGGCGGACTACAGCGACTATTTCGAAGACTGGTATCGCCGACCTGTCGTGATCCGGGGATGCGGGGCGGGGTTCACCATCCTGCTGGATGGCGTCGGGCGCTCGGCCAGGGCTCTTTTCTGGGCCGCCGACGCCATTGAGGCGCAGATGACCGCCAGCGACCGACTGGTCCTGATCGTCGATCCGGGGCTGGCGGCTTCTGCGGAGGACATCGCCGCGAGAAGCCGTGGACGAGGAAAGTCCAACGTCGTCGTCGATGTCAGCACGTCGCGTGATCCCGGAGTGCGGGTCAACAAGGCGCGCAGAAGCCAGTCCGGGACGCCCTTCATTCTGCTGACCGATTCCGATGTCGTCCTGTCCGGCCGGGCGCTGGCAGAGTTTGCGTCGGCCTTCGCCCGATCGGACGAGGTGCAGGCGCTGTATGCCGATGAGGATACCTTCGATCCGGAAGATGGCCGTGAAAGGCCATCCCAAAGGCATTTCGCCCCGATCCTCAGGCCGGGGTTCGACCTCGATCTGCTGCGACAGCTCCCCTTCGTCGGCACGGTGCTGGCCTTCCGGTCCGGTGCGCTCGATGCGGCCGGGTTGCTGAAGGGCGGCGGGGGCCTTCACGGCTGCGAGGCGCTGCTGCGCATCGGCACCGCCCCCGGTGCGGTCGGCCATGTCGCCTCGGTCCTGGGCACGCGTTCGGGTCAGGCTGTGAACGACGGGGACGGAACCATCTGGGCGCGCTGCGTGGCGCGAGACCTGGCGGAGCAGGCTCCCCAGGCGACGGTTCAGCCCCATGTCGACGCCCTGGGCGCGACTGTGCCAGGTGCCGTCCGCGTGCGCTTCCCGGCTGGAGAGGTCCGTGTCTCGGTCATCATCCCGACGCGCGACCGGCTGGACCTGCTCAAGCCCTGCCTCGACAGTATTCTTGCGCACCGATCCGCCAACCGCTGCGCGCTCGAGCTGATCGTGATCGACCATGAGAGTTGCGAGCCCGGGACACGGGCCTATCTGGACCCGCTCGCCGCTGCGGGCGACATTTCGATTCTGCCGTTCAAGGGGGCGTTCAACTGGGCCCTGATGAACAATCTGGCGGCGGACAGGGCGACGGGAGACGTCCTGATCTTCCTCAACAATGATACGGTCGTGCTTAGTCCGGACTGGCTCGACGAGCTGGCGTCACAGGCGCTGCGGCCCGAAGTCGGCGTTGTCGGAGCCCGCCTGATCTATGCCGACGGGACGATCCAGCACGCCGGTTTCGTGTCGCGCGGGCACGCGCCCGACTTCCTGATCCATGATGGTGTCGGGGTGCCGGGATCGGACGGCGGCTATCTGGGGCGACACGCCCTGCTGCATGCCAGCCCGGTGGTCACCGGCGCCTGCATGGCGATCCGCGCGCCGCTGTTCCGGTCGCTGGGCGGCTTCGATTCGGCGAATTTTCCGCTGGAGGGCAACGACGCCGACCTCTGCTACCGCGTTCGCGCCGAGGGTCTGTCGGTCCTTTATGACCCCTATGCGACGCTCTATCATCTGGAGTCGAAGACTCGCGGGTTCAGCGTCTCGGGTGAGGACCGCACGGCGTCCCTGGCCGCCCAGGCCCTGCTGCGTGAACGATGGGGCGACCGGTTCGGCGAGGACCCGGGGTTCAACGCCCATTTCGACCGCACGGGCCGCCCGTTCGAACGGCTGCGGCCGCCGCCCGGCGATTGA